In a genomic window of Mucilaginibacter sp. KACC 22063:
- a CDS encoding RagB/SusD family nutrient uptake outer membrane protein, with protein sequence MKNKILICSLLAGVMAITSCKKQVEEHAYDQLVADNFYNNKTEVLSAVLRPYTHANAWVTPSGQDGWWRPAELSGDQLAWPTKGRHGEDGGKWKRLHYHTWTVDEGGLNNAWSLMFWGMGLCNDPIEQLSKRDIASMGITQTEKDSYIAELKLLRAFHYLKLMDLFGNIPIVTKVGEPAKPETKTRKEVFNFIESEIKENIDKAPKLSRAMLGRMSQAGGYAMLVELYLNAEVWTGTPRWDDCIAAADKLISNQAGGQNGAMALDPNITDQFKTTNDLSKEVIFSIAYNYSVANFQPSWPSEFYHFKQQEIYGGGRNGNDGIVVIPGVYTTYDAADQRRSDWLLIGPMFKFVNPTQPVLASEEYNGQQLVFVDNIRKNKSGSTVTNMSEGEENSGVRFNKYKLGNQFAGPGGVPAIDPNYNNGDWNIYRLTWIYFAKAEALMRKNGGIATQDVCDLINACKSRAFSTADWATRRYTPATLTLDELLAERGREFIFEGFRRDDLIRFGKFATATWWDHNPTNATKTLYPIPQQQRDLNSNLKQNPGY encoded by the coding sequence ATGAAAAACAAGATATTAATTTGCAGCCTTTTAGCTGGTGTAATGGCTATCACCTCATGTAAAAAGCAGGTTGAAGAACATGCCTATGACCAACTGGTGGCAGACAATTTCTATAACAATAAAACCGAAGTGCTGTCTGCAGTATTACGTCCTTACACCCATGCCAATGCCTGGGTAACACCTTCGGGGCAGGATGGCTGGTGGAGGCCTGCCGAACTATCAGGTGATCAGCTGGCATGGCCAACTAAGGGCCGCCACGGCGAAGACGGTGGTAAATGGAAACGTTTGCACTACCATACCTGGACCGTTGACGAAGGTGGACTGAATAATGCGTGGTCGCTAATGTTCTGGGGTATGGGTTTATGTAATGACCCTATTGAACAATTGAGCAAAAGGGACATTGCCAGTATGGGCATCACCCAAACAGAAAAGGACTCATACATTGCCGAATTGAAACTGCTTCGCGCTTTCCATTACCTTAAATTAATGGATCTTTTCGGCAACATACCGATTGTAACTAAAGTGGGTGAGCCAGCCAAACCGGAGACCAAAACCCGTAAAGAAGTATTTAACTTTATTGAAAGCGAGATTAAGGAAAACATTGATAAAGCACCTAAACTTTCGCGCGCAATGCTGGGCCGTATGTCTCAGGCAGGCGGTTATGCCATGCTGGTAGAGCTTTATTTAAATGCGGAAGTTTGGACAGGTACACCACGCTGGGATGACTGTATTGCTGCTGCTGATAAGCTGATCAGCAACCAGGCCGGTGGCCAGAACGGTGCAATGGCGCTTGATCCTAATATTACAGATCAGTTTAAAACTACTAATGACCTTTCAAAAGAGGTGATCTTTTCTATCGCTTACAATTATAGCGTTGCCAATTTCCAACCGTCATGGCCTTCAGAGTTTTATCACTTTAAGCAACAGGAGATTTATGGTGGTGGCCGCAACGGGAACGATGGTATAGTTGTAATTCCGGGAGTTTACACTACTTATGATGCTGCCGACCAACGCCGTTCAGACTGGTTGTTGATTGGCCCTATGTTTAAGTTTGTGAACCCTACCCAGCCTGTTTTAGCATCAGAAGAGTATAACGGCCAGCAACTGGTTTTCGTAGATAATATCCGCAAAAACAAATCTGGTTCTACCGTAACCAATATGAGTGAAGGTGAAGAGAACAGCGGCGTACGTTTTAATAAATATAAATTAGGCAATCAATTTGCTGGTCCGGGTGGCGTACCTGCTATTGACCCTAACTACAATAACGGCGACTGGAATATTTACAGGCTTACCTGGATCTATTTTGCGAAAGCCGAAGCTTTAATGCGCAAAAATGGCGGCATTGCAACCCAGGATGTTTGCGATTTGATCAATGCCTGCAAGTCAAGGGCGTTTTCTACAGCTGATTGGGCTACCAGGCGTTATACCCCGGCCACCCTTACACTTGATGAATTGTTAGCAGAACGTGGCCGCGAATTTATTTTTGAGGGTTTCCGCAGGGATGATTTGATCAGGTTTGGGAAATTTGCTACAGCTACCTGGTGGGATCATAACCCTACAAATGCTACAAAAACCTTGTATCCGATTCCGCAGCAGCAGCGGGATCTTAACTCAAATTTGAAGCAGAACCCGGGATATTAA
- a CDS encoding Crp/Fnr family transcriptional regulator produces MQDLKSYIASKVSVNEDDLHTIISKFHNKSLRKGELLLKRGQVATNYYYLAKGALRFYYDQEQELTAWIVQPGEFFTEISSLNPELPTRFNIEAVENAELYSINKRDMEILYQAIPAWQEFGRKTWEAMAIRMIDEIIRFQTMSVEERYLEFLKKPGFMQLVSVKQLASYLGITPNALSRIRKNLR; encoded by the coding sequence ATGCAGGATCTTAAAAGCTATATCGCATCTAAAGTATCAGTAAATGAAGATGACCTGCATACAATCATTTCAAAATTTCATAACAAAAGCTTGCGTAAAGGCGAACTGCTTTTAAAACGCGGCCAGGTGGCAACAAATTATTACTACCTTGCTAAAGGCGCTCTGCGGTTTTATTATGACCAGGAGCAGGAACTTACAGCATGGATAGTGCAGCCTGGCGAGTTTTTTACAGAGATATCCAGCCTTAACCCTGAGCTACCCACCCGTTTCAATATAGAGGCTGTAGAAAACGCTGAACTTTATAGCATTAACAAACGCGACATGGAAATACTGTATCAGGCTATCCCGGCATGGCAGGAATTTGGACGCAAAACATGGGAAGCAATGGCTATACGCATGATCGATGAGATTATCCGCTTTCAGACCATGTCTGTAGAAGAACGCTACCTGGAGTTTCTCAAAAAGCCGGGTTTTATGCAGCTGGTATCTGTAAAGCAACTGGCCTCTTATCTGGGCATTACACCTAATGCGCTCAGTCGTATCCGCAAAAATCTTCGCTAA
- a CDS encoding NmrA family NAD(P)-binding protein: protein MNNIILVAGATGELGGKICKALINRHAKVRAIVRAASDEGKVSALRNNGIEVIEADYADHEALIAACKGVSCVVSALAGLRDVIIAAQSQLLKAAVAAGVPRFIPSDFCTDYTQLLKGDNRNFDLRKEFQATIDSSNIKATSIFNGAFAYVLQYNIPLLNLKDKSIAYYEDKLDWKIDFTTLDDTAAYTAAAALDDNTPRYLRIAGFQVSPNELSVITKALYGEQFQLQQQGTMEQFAIYIKKARQEQPEGESELYPNWQQMQYLYSMFAAHHKGLDNGRYPELTWHNIQSALPQLPNQ from the coding sequence ATGAACAATATTATTTTGGTAGCAGGTGCAACCGGGGAGCTTGGTGGCAAAATCTGCAAAGCGTTAATTAACAGACATGCTAAGGTAAGGGCTATTGTACGTGCAGCAAGCGACGAAGGTAAAGTTAGTGCCTTACGTAACAACGGTATCGAGGTTATTGAAGCCGATTATGCTGATCACGAAGCGCTGATTGCAGCATGCAAAGGCGTAAGCTGTGTAGTGTCTGCATTGGCCGGTTTGCGCGATGTGATTATCGCTGCCCAGTCTCAATTACTGAAAGCAGCCGTAGCCGCCGGTGTTCCGCGCTTTATTCCTTCTGATTTTTGCACCGATTACACCCAGCTATTGAAAGGCGACAACCGGAACTTTGACCTGCGAAAAGAATTTCAGGCAACGATAGATAGTAGCAATATCAAAGCGACATCCATTTTTAACGGAGCGTTTGCTTATGTACTACAGTATAATATCCCACTGCTTAATTTAAAGGATAAAAGCATTGCTTACTATGAGGATAAATTAGATTGGAAAATCGACTTTACTACCCTTGATGATACCGCGGCTTATACTGCTGCCGCAGCATTAGATGACAATACACCACGTTATCTGCGTATTGCGGGTTTCCAGGTAAGCCCGAATGAATTGTCCGTAATCACCAAAGCGTTGTATGGAGAACAGTTTCAACTTCAACAGCAGGGCACAATGGAACAGTTTGCTATATACATCAAAAAGGCACGCCAGGAGCAGCCGGAAGGGGAGAGCGAGTTATATCCGAATTGGCAGCAAATGCAATACCTGTACAGCATGTTTGCTGCACATCATAAAGGTTTGGATAACGGCC